A window of the Budorcas taxicolor isolate Tak-1 chromosome 8, Takin1.1, whole genome shotgun sequence genome harbors these coding sequences:
- the LOC128052200 gene encoding olfactory receptor 13D1-like: MERTNWTDIEFTLQGLSKYPRAEKFLFMMFLVMYMVILLGNSTLIILTLLDSRLHTPMYFFLSNLSFLDILYTSSFIPSTMIHFLSEKKNISLSRCVVQMSVSFTMASTECVLLAVMAYDRYVAICIPLRYPIIMSKALCIQMAALSWGLGFLNSLTQTILAVRLPFCGKNVINHFVCEILAFLKLACTDISLNEITLMLGNVIFLFVPLLLISISYIFILSTVLRINSAGGRKKAFSTCSAHITVVTMFYGSILFMYIKPKSKDTASDKLIALCYGVVTPMLNPIIYSLRNTEVHDAIKKLTARQFWKKG, translated from the coding sequence atggaaagaaccAACTGGACAGACATTGAGTTCACTTTACAGGGACTTTCTAAGTATCCAAGAGCCGAAAAATTCCTATTCATGATGTTCTTGGTGATGTACATGGTGATCCTCCTGGGGAACAGCACTTTGATCATCCTCACTCTCCTGGATTCCCGCCTTCACACCCCTATGTACTTCTTTCTCAGTAACCTTTCCTTTCTTGACATTTTGTACACATCCTCCTTTATCCCCTCAACAATGATACACTTTctatcagagaaaaaaaacatCTCCCTCTCTAGATGTGTTGTTCAGATGTCTGTCTCCTTCACCATGGCATCCACAGAGTGTGTACTTCTAGCAGTGATGGCATATGACCGTTACGTAGCCATCTGCATCCCTTTGAGATATCCTATCATCATGAGCAAGGCACTTTGTATTCAGATGGCAGCTCTCTCATGGGGATTGGGCTTTCTCAACTCATTGACACAAACAATTCTTGCAGTACGGTTGCCCTTCTGTGGGAAAAATGTCATCAATCATTTTGTTTGTGAAATATTGGCCTTTCTCAAGCTAGCTTGCACAGATATTTCCTTGAATGAGATTACTCTAATGTTAGGCAATGTCATATTTTTGTTTGTCCCATTACTGTTGATTTCCATCTCCTACATTTTCATCCTTTCTACTGTACTAAGAATCAATTCAGCTGGAGGAAGAAAAAAGGCTTTTTCCACCTGCTCAGCCCACATTACAGTGGTGACTATGTTTTATGGGTCAATCCTCTTTATGTATATAAAGCCAAAGTCCAAAGATACTGCTTCTGACAAACTGATTGCTCTCTGCTATGGAGTGGTCACACCGATGCTCAATCCTATCATCTATAGCCTGAGAAATACAGAGGTGCATGATGCTATAAAAAAATTGACAGCTAGACAGTTCTGGAAGAAAGGATGA